The following are from one region of the Oreochromis aureus strain Israel breed Guangdong linkage group 1, ZZ_aureus, whole genome shotgun sequence genome:
- the LOC116333019 gene encoding cocaine- and amphetamine-regulated transcript protein-like produces the protein MLPCTGTMQSSRLLSGALLCALLLLSSAAGAEVLDSESEEELSPRALRDFYPKGPNLTSEKQLLGALQEVLEKLQAKRLPLWEKKFGQVPTCDIGEQCAVRKGARIGKMCDCPRGAFCNFFLLKCL, from the exons ATGCTGCCGTGCACCGGGACCATGCAGAGCTCCAGGCTGCTCAGCGGGGCGCTCCTGTGCgcactgctgctgctctccaGCGCCGCTGGAGCCGAAGTGTTGGACTCCGAGTCCGAGGAGGAGCTGAGCCCCAGAGCCCTGCGCGACTTCTACCCCAAAGGTCCGAACCTGACCAGCGAGAAGCAGCTG CTCGGAGCTCTCCAAGAAGTTTTGGAAAAGCTGCAGGCTAAACGGCTGCCGTTATGGGAAAAGAAATTTGGCCAAGTCCCAAcg tgTGACATCGGGGAGCAGTGCGCCGTGCGGAAAGGCGCTCGAATCGGCAAGATGTGCGACTGTCCCCGGGGAGCTTTCTGCAACTTCTTCCTGCTGAAGTGCTTATGA